The window GATGCCAATCAGAACGGTTATTTCTGCGTATTTACAAAAGATTTTTTATCGAAATCAAAAACCGGAATTTTGCTAGATGACTTTTCTGTCTTTTCTCCCAAAAGCGAATTTATCTATGAGGTTGACGATTCGCAATACAATGAACTGGAGGCCATTTTCATAAAAATGAGTCAGGAATTGTCTTCCGACTATGCATTTAAATATGATTTGCTTCGTAATTATGTGATCGAATTATTACATACAGGTCAAAAACTAAGTCCGATAAGCAGTTCCTTAAAAAACATCAATGCTGCAGGTAGAATATCGGCTTTGTTTATCGAATTACTGGAGCGGCAATTTCCGATAGAAAATGATGCACAAGTGATCCAACTAAAAACACCTCTGGATTTTGCTACCGCATTGGGTGTACATATCAATCATTTGAACAAGGTATTAAAAGAAACTACCGGAAAAAGTACTACAGAAATTATTAACAGCCGCATCGTTGAAGAAGCCAAAATTCTGCTCTTGCAAACCAAGTGGAATGTGACCGAAATAGCAAATGCCTTAGGTTTTGATGAAGTAGCTCATTTTTCAAATTATTTTAAAAAACATACCACGCTCTCGCCATTGAATTTTAGAAATTGATTGATTTTTGCAAATACTTGATTGTTGTTTGCAAACCGGGTTTTTACTTTTAACAGGACATTTGCATTCTGTTAAAATGTAACCAGATGACGAATAAAACAAACAAAGTAGCCTTAATTACAGGCGGTAGTCGCGGATTGGGGAGAGACATGGCCATTCAATTAGCCCGAAAAGGTTTTGATATAATTATTACTTACAACAGCAATCTTAACGAAGCCGGCAAAGTAGTAGATGAGATAGTTGCTATGGGGAAAAAAGCCAAAGCCTTGCAATTGGATGTAGCTGATGCAAAAGGATTCGACTCCTTCGTTAAAAATTTAAAATCGACACTGAAGGATAGTTTTGAAACTGAACATTTACATGCCCTGATAAATAATGCCGGCATTGGAACGTAC of the Bacteroidota bacterium genome contains:
- a CDS encoding AraC family transcriptional regulator, encoding MVKLSIHDFYKDILGENASQLDYFFENQSTNDLGHFNVFDIAKFYYSNKQKPAMSYNRRLYYKISLIKGHNVVEYADKTVQIEKQGILFATPKIPYRYTPQDANQNGYFCVFTKDFLSKSKTGILLDDFSVFSPKSEFIYEVDDSQYNELEAIFIKMSQELSSDYAFKYDLLRNYVIELLHTGQKLSPISSSLKNINAAGRISALFIELLERQFPIENDAQVIQLKTPLDFATALGVHINHLNKVLKETTGKSTTEIINSRIVEEAKILLLQTKWNVTEIANALGFDEVAHFSNYFKKHTTLSPLNFRN